Proteins from one Microbacterium sp. Root553 genomic window:
- the rpsT gene encoding 30S ribosomal protein S20, whose protein sequence is MANIKSQIKRNKTNDKAHERNKAVKSELKTHIRATRAAVVSGDKAAAEAALKAAARKLDKAVSKGVIHQNQAANRKSSIAKQVSAL, encoded by the coding sequence GTGGCAAACATCAAGTCGCAGATCAAGCGCAACAAGACCAACGACAAGGCTCACGAGCGCAACAAGGCCGTGAAGAGCGAGCTGAAGACGCACATCCGCGCGACGCGCGCTGCTGTCGTCTCCGGCGACAAGGCCGCAGCCGAGGCTGCCCTGAAGGCTGCCGCCCGCAAGCTCGACAAGGCCGTCAGCAAGGGTGTCATCCACCAGAACCAGGCTGCGAACCGCAAGTCCTCCATCGCCAAGCAGGTTTCCGCTCTCTGA
- the holA gene encoding DNA polymerase III subunit delta: MAASRPPARGGAKATKIAQVSWRDPRPAPVVLVFGPEEVCAERAIAGVRDYLRTEDPALEVSDVRADDYAPGTLLSLTSPSLFGEPRLVRVSGVEKCSDAFLQEAVSYLEHPQEGATVILRHTGASVRGKKLLDALRAGTGEGIEIPCPAIKRDGDRVDFAAGEFAAAKKRIAPSALRALVSAFADDLTELAAACQQLIGDVEGDITEEVVTKYYGGRVEVSAFVVADTAIAGRYGEALVALRHALASGADPVPMVAAFAMKLRTMARVAGNREPSRQLAQRLGMKDWQVDRARRDLAGWNERSLGMAIQATARADAEVKGAARDPIFALERMLTVIATRQPFGE; encoded by the coding sequence ATGGCTGCCTCTCGTCCTCCCGCCCGCGGCGGCGCCAAGGCGACCAAGATCGCTCAGGTCTCGTGGCGCGATCCGCGACCGGCCCCCGTCGTGCTGGTCTTCGGTCCCGAAGAGGTGTGCGCCGAGCGGGCGATCGCTGGGGTGCGCGACTATCTCCGCACCGAAGACCCCGCACTCGAAGTGAGCGATGTTCGGGCCGACGACTACGCGCCGGGCACGCTGCTGTCGCTCACCTCGCCGTCTCTGTTCGGCGAGCCTCGTCTGGTGCGTGTCTCCGGTGTGGAGAAGTGCTCCGATGCCTTCCTCCAGGAGGCCGTGTCGTATCTCGAACACCCCCAGGAGGGGGCCACGGTCATCCTCCGCCACACCGGCGCCAGCGTCAGGGGCAAGAAGCTGCTCGATGCGCTCCGCGCCGGCACCGGAGAGGGCATCGAGATCCCGTGCCCGGCGATCAAGCGCGACGGAGATCGTGTCGACTTCGCAGCGGGGGAGTTCGCGGCGGCGAAGAAGCGCATCGCGCCCTCTGCTCTGCGCGCTCTCGTCTCGGCTTTCGCCGATGATCTCACCGAGCTCGCCGCGGCGTGTCAGCAGCTGATCGGTGATGTCGAGGGCGACATCACCGAAGAGGTCGTGACCAAGTACTACGGCGGACGCGTCGAGGTGTCGGCGTTCGTCGTCGCCGACACCGCCATCGCGGGACGCTACGGCGAGGCTCTCGTCGCTCTCCGTCACGCCCTCGCATCCGGCGCCGATCCGGTGCCGATGGTCGCCGCCTTCGCCATGAAGCTGCGCACCATGGCCCGTGTCGCCGGCAACCGTGAGCCCAGCCGCCAGCTCGCGCAGCGGCTGGGAATGAAGGACTGGCAGGTGGATCGCGCGCGGCGCGATCTCGCCGGATGGAATGAGCGCTCTCTCGGCATGGCGATCCAGGCGACGGCCCGTGCCGACGCCGAGGTCAAGGGTGCCGCGCGTGACCCGATCTTCGCGCTCGAGCGGATGCTCACGGTCATCGCCACCCGCCAGCCGTTCGGGGAGTGA
- a CDS encoding ComEC/Rec2 family competence protein, with the protein MRRDLRLLPIAGAVWVAALVCVFVPAAAVWCALVGVGGAVVVCGVVLRRADRATSRAALALVVLAGMGAVSIAAVSAMPARDSAASWDGRVVEATGEVTSSASVGRDGRLWMEVQLTGIGSPGRIGGVSAPVRIGIDPADGFDLGATVRVKGEAVATDPGERSALVVFASTAAVEVPASGVFAVAAEVRSAFIERSLRMPAPGAGLLPGLAVGDTRAVSTDLNDDMRTSGLSHLTAVSGANCAIVVGAAFWFSALCGAGRRTRVLVAAVVLSGFVILVTPEPSVIRAAVMAGVAMLSVLFGRPSAGAGLLALSAVAILVVDPWLASTPGFALSVAASGALILLSPSLTRGLARWMPQPLALAIAVPTAAQLVCGPIIALFAEQQSLIGLVANLLAAPAAPLATIIGLLACLTVPVPALADVLAASAWLPAAWIAQTATITADLPLAQVAVVPGIISAVIAAALSSAVGIMLAGGFRRLPFVRVVAGGVLACTLALGAASVVLDGPLARMTAPDDWAIAACDVGQGDALLVRSSGRVLVIDTGPEPEPLASCLRGLGIDRVDLLVLTHFDLDHVGGVEAVQGRVSVVLHGPPDTRGDERILERLADGGATVTSAAAGARGSLGDASWSVLWPPRRSMAVSAGNDASVVIEVDGGGVPRSLFLGDLSAEAQRMLLRAAHLRGPYPVVKVAHHGSADQDFSLYEGLHPTVALFSVGVDNDYGHPRAETLDALEMDGARVLRTDEQGRLLIGELEGQLQVWTQKQPP; encoded by the coding sequence GTGAGGCGGGATCTGCGCCTGCTGCCGATCGCAGGAGCGGTGTGGGTGGCTGCGCTGGTGTGCGTGTTCGTGCCTGCGGCGGCGGTGTGGTGTGCGCTCGTGGGGGTGGGCGGAGCGGTCGTCGTGTGCGGGGTCGTGTTGCGTCGTGCCGATCGCGCGACATCCCGTGCCGCTCTCGCCCTGGTCGTGCTGGCCGGTATGGGCGCTGTCTCGATCGCTGCGGTGTCGGCGATGCCTGCTCGCGACAGTGCTGCGTCGTGGGACGGTCGCGTGGTCGAGGCGACGGGGGAGGTGACGTCGTCGGCGTCGGTGGGTCGTGACGGGCGGTTGTGGATGGAGGTGCAGCTCACGGGCATCGGGTCTCCGGGGCGGATCGGGGGCGTGTCGGCTCCGGTGCGGATCGGCATCGACCCGGCCGACGGCTTCGATCTCGGCGCCACAGTCAGGGTGAAGGGAGAGGCGGTAGCGACGGACCCGGGGGAGAGGTCGGCTCTTGTGGTGTTCGCGAGCACGGCGGCTGTCGAGGTCCCGGCGTCGGGGGTGTTCGCGGTCGCGGCCGAGGTGCGCAGCGCGTTCATCGAGCGGTCGCTGCGGATGCCGGCGCCCGGCGCGGGGCTGCTCCCCGGTCTCGCGGTGGGCGACACCCGGGCGGTGTCGACCGACCTCAACGATGACATGCGCACGAGCGGGCTCAGCCACCTCACCGCGGTGTCGGGGGCGAACTGCGCGATCGTGGTCGGTGCGGCGTTCTGGTTCTCGGCGCTGTGCGGAGCCGGACGCAGGACCCGTGTGCTCGTCGCCGCCGTGGTGCTCTCCGGTTTCGTCATCCTCGTGACCCCCGAGCCGAGCGTGATCCGCGCCGCGGTGATGGCGGGTGTGGCGATGCTGTCCGTGCTGTTCGGGCGGCCGAGTGCGGGCGCCGGACTCCTTGCGCTCAGTGCTGTCGCGATCCTGGTGGTCGATCCGTGGCTGGCGTCGACCCCGGGGTTCGCGCTGTCCGTCGCCGCATCCGGCGCACTCATCCTGCTCTCTCCGTCGCTGACTCGTGGACTCGCGCGATGGATGCCGCAGCCGCTGGCCCTCGCCATCGCGGTGCCGACAGCCGCGCAGCTGGTGTGCGGTCCGATCATCGCGCTGTTCGCGGAGCAGCAGTCGCTCATCGGTCTGGTGGCCAACCTGCTCGCTGCTCCTGCCGCTCCTCTCGCGACGATCATCGGGCTGCTCGCCTGCCTCACGGTTCCCGTACCCGCGCTGGCCGACGTGCTCGCAGCATCCGCCTGGCTTCCCGCTGCATGGATCGCTCAGACCGCGACGATCACTGCCGACCTTCCTCTCGCCCAAGTGGCGGTGGTGCCCGGCATCATCAGCGCTGTCATCGCCGCGGCGCTGAGTTCCGCGGTGGGCATCATGCTCGCCGGTGGGTTCCGCCGCCTGCCGTTCGTCCGCGTCGTCGCAGGCGGGGTGCTCGCCTGCACGCTTGCGCTGGGCGCGGCGAGCGTCGTGCTGGACGGACCCCTCGCCCGCATGACCGCGCCCGATGACTGGGCGATCGCGGCGTGCGATGTGGGCCAGGGAGATGCGCTGCTCGTGCGTTCCTCGGGACGTGTCCTCGTGATCGACACGGGCCCCGAACCCGAGCCGCTGGCCTCGTGTCTGCGCGGTCTGGGCATCGACCGCGTCGATCTCCTGGTGCTCACGCACTTCGACCTCGACCATGTCGGTGGGGTCGAAGCGGTGCAGGGCAGGGTCTCTGTGGTGCTGCACGGTCCGCCGGACACCCGCGGTGACGAGCGGATCCTCGAGCGCCTCGCCGACGGGGGAGCGACGGTGACGTCGGCCGCCGCGGGTGCGCGCGGTTCGCTCGGCGACGCATCGTGGAGCGTGCTGTGGCCCCCGCGTCGTTCGATGGCTGTCTCTGCCGGCAATGATGCGAGCGTGGTGATCGAGGTCGACGGCGGCGGAGTGCCCCGGTCGCTGTTCCTCGGGGATCTCTCGGCGGAGGCCCAGCGGATGCTGCTGCGCGCCGCACACCTGCGGGGACCCTACCCGGTGGTCAAGGTGGCCCATCACGGCAGCGCCGATCAGGACTTCTCGCTGTACGAGGGGCTTCACCCGACGGTCGCACTCTTCAGCGTGGGCGTCGACAACGACTACGGTCACCCTCGGGCCGAGACCCTCGACGCGCTCGAGATGGACGGCGCACGCGTTCTGCGGACCGATGAGCAGGGCCGGCTCCTCATCGGCGAACTCGAGGGCCAGCTGCAGGTGTGGACGCAGAAGCAGCCGCCCTGA
- a CDS encoding helix-turn-helix domain-containing protein: protein MTNASVLLRAARKSRGLTQKDLAQRTNVDQGRVSRFESGREAEFSTIERFLSGTGHRLYSAPTRRDDAATIAAAIRRYLRAGDKYSALRELIQLSDNLDSEHGLVRGILGLAEPEPTGDRVWDAALAALVDLRLSEEGLPSPAWVDAPNRQLREPRTLDVDPADPIPAPADVPAEFLERGVLVWRDTLASV from the coding sequence ATGACGAACGCATCAGTTCTCTTGCGCGCCGCTCGAAAGAGCCGCGGCCTCACACAGAAGGATCTCGCCCAACGAACTAACGTCGACCAGGGCCGAGTCTCGCGATTCGAAAGTGGTCGCGAGGCCGAGTTCAGCACCATCGAGCGCTTTCTCAGCGGCACCGGCCACCGACTGTATTCCGCGCCTACGCGGCGGGACGACGCGGCGACCATCGCCGCAGCGATCCGTAGGTACCTGCGTGCGGGCGACAAGTACAGTGCTCTTCGCGAGCTCATCCAGTTGAGTGACAACCTCGACTCCGAACACGGCCTTGTACGCGGGATCCTCGGCCTCGCCGAGCCGGAGCCGACTGGTGACCGCGTGTGGGATGCGGCCCTTGCAGCACTCGTGGATCTTCGCCTCAGCGAGGAGGGACTCCCCTCTCCCGCATGGGTTGACGCTCCGAACAGACAGCTCCGGGAGCCTCGAACCCTGGACGTCGATCCTGCGGACCCGATCCCGGCACCCGCGGATGTCCCCGCCGAGTTCCTCGAGCGTGGCGTCCTTGTCTGGCGAGACACTCTGGCGAGCGTCTGA
- a CDS encoding DUF6036 family nucleotidyltransferase yields the protein MGDSLDRDDIISGLRDLVGELHTAGEVAGIRLVGGAALVLRYFDRRATGDLDSLHIHPGSDDAVLAAAERVADRRGWSAGWFNFAVENADSVPTFGRRPVEWETIYDRDSVVVQVASKEALLAMKLRANRPGRDVDDIRQLLALCSLTTLAEVEEHYEDFYPGDGLTDRAIGMVERILDGGLPTVVPSPGPIDL from the coding sequence ATGGGCGACTCGCTCGATCGCGACGACATCATCTCCGGCCTCCGTGACCTCGTCGGTGAGCTCCACACGGCCGGTGAAGTCGCGGGCATACGCCTCGTCGGCGGTGCCGCGCTCGTCCTTAGGTACTTCGACCGGCGCGCCACTGGAGACCTCGATTCTCTTCACATTCACCCCGGAAGCGATGACGCCGTCCTCGCCGCAGCCGAGCGTGTGGCGGATCGACGAGGATGGAGCGCCGGCTGGTTCAACTTCGCGGTGGAGAACGCAGACTCGGTGCCCACGTTCGGGCGGCGACCCGTCGAGTGGGAGACGATCTACGACCGCGACAGCGTTGTCGTCCAAGTCGCCTCGAAGGAGGCGCTCCTCGCCATGAAGCTCCGCGCCAATCGCCCGGGGCGCGACGTGGACGACATCCGCCAACTGCTCGCCCTGTGCAGCCTCACCACGCTGGCGGAGGTCGAGGAGCACTACGAGGACTTCTATCCCGGTGACGGCCTCACCGACCGCGCTATCGGCATGGTTGAGCGAATCCTCGACGGCGGATTGCCGACAGTGGTTCCCTCACCCGGACCAATCGACCTCTGA
- a CDS encoding DUF805 domain-containing protein, translating to MTTTQITLGEPLYGASFPQAVSRFFRKYATFSGRASRSEYWWWVLANVLVALAFNLVGSQTDPEWTSRPIDVFSPFASGGAFALASPVGVVFLIYATGILIPALALTWRRLHDADRSGAWFFIALVPLIGALVLLVFTLLSARPAGARFDE from the coding sequence ATGACGACGACACAGATCACCCTCGGCGAGCCTCTCTACGGAGCCTCGTTCCCACAAGCCGTCTCACGCTTCTTCCGCAAGTACGCGACTTTCAGCGGACGGGCCAGCCGGAGCGAGTACTGGTGGTGGGTGCTGGCGAACGTGCTCGTGGCCCTGGCCTTCAATCTCGTCGGGTCACAGACCGACCCAGAGTGGACGTCTCGCCCCATTGACGTATTCTCACCATTCGCCTCCGGCGGCGCGTTCGCGTTGGCGAGCCCGGTCGGCGTTGTATTTCTGATCTATGCAACGGGAATCCTCATACCCGCACTCGCCCTGACCTGGCGACGGCTCCACGACGCTGATCGCAGTGGCGCGTGGTTCTTCATCGCCCTCGTCCCGCTTATCGGCGCCCTCGTGCTCCTCGTCTTCACCCTGCTGAGCGCTCGCCCCGCCGGTGCCCGCTTCGACGAGTAG
- a CDS encoding GNAT family N-acetyltransferase has translation MFVDDSVRGLGAGKALVREIETLSARRGVHTLRLTVRDDLAEAHRLYRRLGYTPVRPFSTSPYADNQLAKVLLEAR, from the coding sequence GTGTTTGTCGATGATTCTGTTCGTGGACTCGGCGCGGGCAAGGCGTTGGTGAGGGAGATCGAAACCCTGAGCGCGCGTCGCGGCGTGCATACCCTCCGGTTGACAGTTCGGGATGATCTCGCCGAGGCGCACCGGCTGTATCGTCGGCTCGGCTACACGCCCGTTCGTCCGTTCTCGACGTCGCCCTACGCCGATAATCAACTCGCGAAAGTGCTACTCGAAGCCCGGTAG
- a CDS encoding transcriptional regulator, protein MAEAKFDPLIHAPHRLRICAIAHATTHVEFRELQERLGISKSALSKHIAQLVDHGYLREEHLTRGGHSRLRLSLTEPGRHAYRGHTAALKEIIEAAE, encoded by the coding sequence GTGGCTGAGGCGAAGTTCGATCCCTTGATCCATGCCCCGCATCGGCTGAGAATCTGCGCGATCGCACACGCCACCACGCATGTCGAATTCCGTGAGCTTCAGGAACGGCTGGGCATATCGAAGTCCGCCCTCAGCAAGCACATCGCCCAGCTCGTCGATCATGGCTACCTGCGGGAAGAACACCTGACAAGAGGAGGGCACTCACGCCTGCGCCTGTCACTCACAGAGCCCGGACGTCACGCATATCGAGGACATACAGCCGCATTGAAAGAGATCATCGAGGCGGCCGAGTGA
- a CDS encoding VanZ family protein — protein sequence MRFIEVPMLPIVIPVGVVVFLVLIWVLRSRGRVTLARSSVAAVLAVYAGGVLANTVFPIFLRVGTGFYDGPRPLPLYLVPFVDYGVEDALINIAVFVPLGVLVPLLAVRPSWWKVVTIVAGSSLAIELTQMATARLALGGHLADINDWMTNILGGMIGYGLFVLVTRSKAIAGFVEQFRWPARERPISPEPEAAAAVQA from the coding sequence ATGAGGTTCATCGAAGTCCCCATGCTCCCGATCGTGATCCCGGTCGGAGTCGTGGTCTTCCTCGTGCTGATCTGGGTGCTCCGCTCCCGCGGGCGCGTCACTCTCGCCCGGTCGAGCGTCGCCGCCGTCCTCGCGGTCTACGCGGGCGGAGTGCTCGCCAACACGGTTTTCCCGATCTTCCTCCGCGTCGGGACGGGGTTCTACGATGGGCCGCGTCCGCTGCCGTTGTACCTGGTGCCGTTCGTCGACTACGGGGTCGAGGATGCTCTGATCAACATCGCGGTGTTCGTCCCGCTCGGTGTGCTCGTGCCGCTGCTCGCGGTGCGGCCGAGCTGGTGGAAGGTCGTGACGATCGTCGCCGGTTCGAGCCTGGCCATCGAGCTGACGCAGATGGCCACGGCACGGCTCGCGCTGGGTGGACACCTCGCGGACATCAACGACTGGATGACCAACATCCTGGGCGGGATGATCGGCTACGGTCTGTTCGTCCTCGTGACGCGCTCGAAGGCGATCGCCGGATTCGTCGAGCAGTTCCGGTGGCCCGCGCGCGAGCGACCCATCAGCCCCGAACCCGAAGCGGCGGCCGCAGTCCAGGCTTGA
- a CDS encoding phosphatase PAP2 family protein: MPSRTLRARRLAPLIAVTMAATALILAPAPGSLSVVGTKWLSSLGLSVPHVDLVSEVTLVLLALAAASVIGWVWWKHPSQRPRAVVASIGVVLAYVTSEALKALFAQARPCSRWVTAAECPPAGDWSLPSNHATLAFGAVAVVAVLLARSALTWAMVGVAVLVAVGRVVEGVHYVHDVAIGALLGMALPLLLTLVFDASRKRRNGSPRRRDVGSDRGTNTALTGSSE, translated from the coding sequence ATGCCCTCTCGCACTCTGCGCGCCCGCAGGCTCGCTCCGCTCATCGCCGTCACCATGGCGGCCACAGCACTGATCCTGGCTCCGGCCCCGGGCAGCCTCAGCGTCGTGGGGACGAAATGGCTGAGCTCTCTCGGGCTGTCCGTCCCGCACGTGGACCTTGTCTCCGAGGTCACGCTCGTGCTTCTCGCGTTGGCTGCGGCCTCGGTGATCGGCTGGGTCTGGTGGAAGCATCCGTCGCAGCGTCCGCGTGCCGTGGTCGCATCGATCGGGGTCGTGTTGGCGTACGTGACGAGCGAAGCCCTGAAGGCGTTGTTCGCACAGGCGCGTCCGTGTTCTCGCTGGGTGACAGCGGCGGAGTGCCCGCCGGCGGGGGACTGGTCGCTGCCCTCCAACCACGCCACCCTCGCCTTCGGTGCGGTGGCGGTGGTCGCGGTGCTGCTCGCCAGATCGGCGCTCACGTGGGCGATGGTCGGCGTCGCGGTGCTCGTTGCGGTCGGCCGCGTCGTGGAAGGCGTGCACTACGTGCACGACGTCGCGATCGGCGCACTTCTCGGCATGGCTCTTCCGCTCCTGCTCACGCTCGTGTTCGACGCCTCTCGAAAGCGCCGAAACGGAAGCCCGCGCAGGCGCGACGTCGGATCAGACCGTGGAACGAACACTGCACTCACCGGGAGCAGTGAATGA